One Methylocaldum marinum DNA window includes the following coding sequences:
- a CDS encoding glycosyltransferase gives MEPGKATILHVIGQLGLGGAERQLFLLVRKLSDRYGFIIISYDPDHAQYVDALREIGATVFVIPRQNGIGGRLRFLLKIRDIIREASPEIVQTWLISANFWGRAAYLCARPQKPLIASIRNVKEARYYVLSRILDAILSRWTDIVICNTHAAKASLLRYGISPAKIRVIHNGIEPDKYDVSISKKTIRQRLGIPQENFVIGTIGRITRQKNYPLFVSMAETLLKRNSHLHFIVVGNGELRPQTERMIEERGLRNRFTLTGARNDIAEVLKAFDLFILTSSWEGFPNVLMEAMCGRVPVIATAVGGVAELVQDGANGLLVEPGDLEGLVRAVETLVSDTERRTRLGDAGRRSIENHYTLGHMAERTAAIYEELMAGRNKGSLR, from the coding sequence ATGGAGCCCGGGAAGGCAACGATATTGCACGTTATCGGTCAGCTCGGATTGGGTGGCGCCGAGCGGCAGCTTTTTCTGCTGGTGCGTAAGCTTTCCGACCGGTATGGATTCATTATCATATCTTATGATCCCGACCATGCCCAATATGTCGATGCGCTCAGAGAAATCGGCGCGACAGTTTTCGTCATCCCCAGACAGAACGGAATTGGCGGACGCTTAAGGTTTTTGCTCAAAATCCGGGATATTATTCGAGAGGCATCGCCCGAAATCGTACAGACTTGGCTGATATCGGCCAACTTCTGGGGTAGAGCCGCCTACCTTTGTGCCCGGCCGCAAAAACCGCTGATCGCGTCGATACGCAATGTCAAGGAAGCCCGCTACTATGTCTTGTCGAGAATACTGGACGCCATATTGTCAAGATGGACCGATATCGTGATTTGCAATACCCATGCGGCTAAAGCATCGTTATTGCGTTACGGAATCTCTCCCGCGAAGATCCGGGTTATTCATAATGGTATAGAGCCTGACAAATACGATGTCTCTATCTCAAAGAAAACGATTAGACAGCGACTAGGCATTCCACAGGAAAATTTCGTAATCGGAACTATCGGGCGAATAACGCGACAAAAGAATTATCCGCTATTCGTCTCCATGGCGGAAACCCTATTAAAAAGGAATTCGCACCTGCATTTTATCGTCGTTGGCAACGGTGAATTGCGTCCCCAAACGGAAAGAATGATCGAGGAACGGGGTTTGAGGAACAGATTTACGCTCACTGGCGCACGGAACGATATTGCTGAGGTACTCAAGGCCTTTGATTTGTTCATCCTGACTTCGAGTTGGGAAGGGTTTCCGAATGTGCTCATGGAAGCGATGTGCGGCCGCGTTCCGGTCATCGCCACGGCGGTGGGCGGAGTCGCCGAATTGGTTCAGGACGGCGCCAACGGGCTATTGGTCGAGCCGGGTGATCTGGAAGGACTGGTTCGCGCCGTGGAAACCCTGGTTTCCGACACCGAAAGGCGAACTCGGCTGGGAGACGCAGGCCGCCGTTCGATCGAAAACCACTATACGCTGGGACACATGGCGGAACGGACCGCGGCGATTTACGAAGAACTCATGGCAGGGCGAAACAAAGGAAGTTTGCGGTGA
- a CDS encoding glycosyltransferase family 4 protein, with protein MKLAVFVDQVFWFDGEHYSTDAAFVKFVTAFESCFEKIVFCGRLSGERRREKYVLDPRKTEVCALPFYKNLYALGKVGLSVIPETFRILARESETWDLVWLCVPNPLALLYVYLCKRKQIPFFMMVRGNLVRDVRYRSRGLMGMTALAAAGFLQNRFQALARRHVTFAIGEEMYRQYKKADTSPVFRGICSLISERDVELSRVLRGTIDPKPRKPVLLSVLRLEPEKGGQYLIEAVRLLVEDKRLEFELHLVGSGRMENALRSQVSRMGLEAYIQFHGYVPFGAELLALYRSASAFILPSLTEGVPQVLIEAMACGVPVIATKVGGVPQLLKDEVNGLLVEPAQPAQICNAVFRLLDDEPLRTRLVENGYQTGFKHTLENERNRILTVLKQFGLLRPAQAEP; from the coding sequence GTGAAACTGGCCGTTTTCGTCGATCAGGTCTTTTGGTTTGATGGTGAGCATTACTCGACCGATGCAGCCTTCGTCAAGTTTGTGACTGCGTTCGAGTCTTGTTTCGAAAAAATCGTATTCTGCGGCCGTTTATCGGGAGAGCGAAGGCGGGAAAAGTATGTCCTGGACCCCAGGAAAACCGAGGTGTGCGCTTTACCTTTCTATAAGAATCTTTATGCCTTGGGAAAAGTGGGACTCTCCGTCATACCCGAAACATTTCGGATTCTCGCCAGGGAAAGCGAAACCTGGGATCTGGTGTGGCTTTGCGTGCCTAACCCGCTGGCTTTGCTCTATGTTTATCTGTGCAAGCGCAAGCAAATACCTTTTTTCATGATGGTACGCGGTAATCTGGTGCGGGATGTACGCTATCGAAGCCGCGGTCTGATGGGAATGACCGCCCTTGCGGCGGCGGGTTTTCTTCAAAACCGGTTTCAAGCCCTGGCCCGGCGTCATGTCACCTTTGCCATAGGGGAGGAAATGTATCGGCAATACAAAAAGGCCGACACCTCCCCGGTTTTTCGAGGCATTTGCTCCCTGATTTCCGAACGGGACGTCGAATTGTCGCGGGTTCTCAGGGGAACGATCGATCCGAAGCCCCGAAAGCCCGTTCTTTTGAGCGTACTCCGGCTCGAGCCGGAAAAAGGGGGACAGTATTTGATCGAAGCCGTTCGGCTGTTGGTGGAGGACAAACGGCTCGAATTCGAATTGCACCTGGTGGGTTCCGGACGAATGGAAAACGCGCTGCGCAGCCAAGTCAGCCGAATGGGACTGGAAGCCTACATTCAGTTTCACGGATACGTCCCATTTGGTGCCGAGCTTCTGGCGCTTTATCGTTCGGCCTCGGCGTTCATTCTTCCGTCTCTGACCGAAGGTGTGCCCCAGGTGTTGATCGAAGCGATGGCTTGCGGGGTTCCCGTCATAGCCACCAAGGTGGGAGGGGTCCCTCAATTGTTGAAGGATGAAGTTAACGGCTTACTGGTCGAACCGGCTCAGCCGGCGCAGATCTGCAACGCAGTCTTCCGGCTACTGGATGATGAACCTTTAAGAACACGCTTGGTGGAGAATGGTTATCAAACCGGCTTCAAGCATACGCTCGAAAATGAAAGGAACCGCATTTTGACGGTTTTGAAACAGTTCGGCCTGCTACGCCCGGCACAAGCGGAACCATGA
- a CDS encoding glycosyltransferase family 2 protein, producing MSNRGLVSIIVPCRDEERFLAACLDSIIANDYPKDKLEVFVVDGESRDASVVIAESYARRYPFIRVLQNPGKTAPAGLNRGLRCAEGDIVMRMDVHVSYPPHYISTLVDWLNRTGAGNVGGICITRPANDSAIARAIAIALAHPFGVGNSYFRIGTSEPRWVDTVPFGCYRSEVFRQVGLFDEELVRNQDDEFNLRLIKHGLGILLVPDVASYYYARESLSRLWRMYFQYGYFKPLVARKIGGVLTVRQLIPAAFASSLIVTGLPAAWFFPAAIASGLIILAYTLAIIACAARVVPRHGCKPALALAVVFPVLHLSYGFGYLKGIMDFLVFRNKSPTNAIKVPLSR from the coding sequence ATGAGCAACCGGGGATTGGTTTCGATCATCGTTCCCTGCCGAGACGAAGAGCGATTTCTGGCGGCCTGCCTCGATTCCATTATCGCCAACGATTATCCGAAAGATAAGCTGGAGGTTTTCGTTGTCGACGGCGAGAGCCGTGATGCTTCGGTGGTTATTGCCGAAAGTTACGCTCGACGGTATCCCTTTATTCGCGTCTTGCAGAACCCCGGGAAGACGGCGCCCGCCGGACTCAACCGGGGTCTTCGATGCGCCGAAGGGGACATCGTCATGCGCATGGACGTCCATGTGTCTTATCCGCCGCATTACATTTCGACCCTGGTCGACTGGCTCAACCGGACCGGAGCCGGCAATGTGGGTGGCATCTGCATCACGCGGCCGGCCAATGATTCGGCCATCGCTCGGGCGATTGCCATTGCGCTTGCCCATCCTTTCGGCGTCGGCAATTCCTATTTCCGAATCGGCACGTCCGAACCCAGATGGGTCGACACGGTACCGTTCGGCTGCTACCGAAGCGAAGTCTTCCGGCAGGTCGGACTCTTCGACGAAGAACTGGTGAGAAACCAGGACGATGAATTCAACCTGCGCCTTATCAAACACGGGTTGGGCATTTTGCTCGTGCCCGATGTCGCGTCTTATTACTACGCCAGGGAATCGCTTTCCAGGCTTTGGCGTATGTATTTCCAGTACGGTTATTTCAAACCCCTGGTCGCCAGGAAGATCGGCGGAGTATTGACCGTCCGCCAGTTAATACCGGCAGCATTCGCATCGAGCTTGATCGTCACGGGGCTGCCGGCGGCGTGGTTCTTTCCGGCGGCCATCGCGTCGGGACTCATCATTCTTGCCTACACTCTCGCGATTATTGCATGCGCCGCTCGAGTTGTGCCCCGGCACGGATGCAAGCCCGCTTTAGCCCTGGCCGTTGTCTTTCCCGTACTGCACTTGAGTTATGGATTTGGCTATTTGAAAGGAATCATGGACTTTCTCGTATTTCGGAATAAAAGCCCTACCAACGCTATCAAGGTCCCGCTATCGCGATGA